The genomic segment AAAGAAGCAAATGAagaattaaaatgttgtcaaaCTCAAATGAAAAAGACCAGTACACTTGAACACTCTCAAACAACCACTAGCGATGACATGGAATCAGCAATGGACCTCAAGTTTGTTATCATGATAAAATTAACGTTCCATTAACACctatcttattttatataattttataaatatgcagACAGAAATTAGTGAGGCTTCAGCATGAGAACACAATGCTTAAAATGAATCAAAAA from the Acyrthosiphon pisum isolate AL4f unplaced genomic scaffold, pea_aphid_22Mar2018_4r6ur Scaffold_13724;HRSCAF=14367, whole genome shotgun sequence genome contains:
- the LOC100568605 gene encoding protein Hook homolog 3; translation: MKKTSTLEHSQTTTSDDMESAMDLKQKLVRLQHENTMLKMNQKEPEEDKISVLQSILDNTRQQYNELRLDNRYILISYIFL